Sequence from the Carassius gibelio isolate Cgi1373 ecotype wild population from Czech Republic chromosome A7, carGib1.2-hapl.c, whole genome shotgun sequence genome:
tttcttatgtttagaaaaatgcgattattaataataattttattgatgttttattttttgctatcaaGCATAAACGTCCCCCTCATCTGTCCTGTTTTTGTTTCAGGTGGCAGTAGTAGTTCAGAAGCCAGGAACAAAACTGATGCTCAAAGGATTGTTCTAGTGATGTTCCTTGGTGGCTGCACCTTCTCTGAGATCTCTGCACTCCGGTTTCTTGGCAAGGAAAGAGTTGAAATATTCTAGAatctattttgtgtttttataggTACTTGTTACGTAAAACATATTGAATATATGGTTAATATAAAATTGTCCATTTGAAAGGTTCCAGATTCATAGTGGTCACTACAGCCATCACAAACAGTGCACGGCTTCTGGAAGCATTACTGGATAACAGTGCTTGAGTCTGAGACATCATTCCCGAGAAAACACTCTATGATCAACTCCAGGAGAGGGCAAACAGGACAGAACATGCCCGGATTATCCCGGACATCTGTATCATCCCCAAACAAATGTACTGTTAGAGgggatgatgattattattaaagggttagtacaCCCAAAAAGCTAAACTCTGCCAACCTTTTACGCACCCTCATGTGTTTCAAATCTccatgactttatttcttttgcggaacataaaagaagatattttgaagaatgtttgttaCCAAACAGCTTTTTTGTGACCATTGACCTTGTATAGAAAAacactgaaatgtttcttgaaattttttttatttgtttcacagAAGATAGAAAGTCATGCATGTATggaatggcttgagggtgagtaaattacgaCAGGATTGTGTTTTTCGGGTGAACTGTCGCTTAAACTGTCTGCACAAGTGTCCTCTGAATTTATGCGTGGATAATTGGCAAACATGGGATATAAAAAACTGCActctataaaaatgttttatactcTCTGTCTCTGTCCAGTACTTGCCATGCATGCAGTAACTGAATAAACTGATCAATAAAGCAGTTACTGGTGTCAGGTGTGTCTTTTAGTGAATTGGCCCAGTGAACCCATTTGCTATGTGTATATTTTCAAGtcaaatttaattcatttattttttttgattaccAACAATAAGAAAATAAGCACAGTGCACAAATATTGTACATGCCATACACTTTGTTATGAGATGTATTAGATATGttgaatattatttataatctaacatcataaatgtaaagcgtctgctaaaatgaataaatgtaaatgtaatcttgTATGAAaagcagtaaaaaataaatgggtgtggaaatgaaatataaatgcaataaacaGAGACATTTCAATATATTTGTTATACGAAGTCGGAAATAATGGACCACAACAATTACTTATTTATTGTTATACAATATTCATGGAAAAAAATCAGGAGTGGTCGTTTAAAAACGTTTCTGAGGTCATGACGGAAGAATCTGACACATCATCGCGCATGCGCTGGAAAGCTCGAATCAGCCAATCAGACGAGCGACGCTCTCTCGACGCGTATTTTGAATTGGACAGAAACGGTTACGCGCACAGTCGGAGTGCAAGGACTGTACAGTCACTTATTCCtgtataaaacacaaataaacaagcGAAAAGCCTTGTCTTGGGGtgaagatgaggaagaggtgAGTACGTTTGctgatatattttaatttggGGGTGTTTATCTACCCATGCTGAGGCAGATTTATACGCGTGTCATTTGATCAAATTGTAGTTTGAGCTGCAGCTTGTTTTGAAGATGACATTTGGCATTGTAGCTTGTGTTAATCCACACACGCGATCATTGACATAAATTACATGTCATTTAACTTTCTGAGAGTCACGTTACTGCCGTCGACAGATATGTTGTGATTTCAGCTCCACTCCAGCTCTTTTGGGTGGGTAACGTTAACGTTATTTATATAATGTCATCATGGCAAACATGACTCAGTAAAGCAGTCAGTTATTCAGTGCATTCACTGAATGAATACATGACAATGtatgaaaatgtttattgaaGTTTCTAAACAAGTTAATGTTCATATCGAGAGTTTtatgtacataataataataattaatgaaccCCATTTCGGTTGGATATCTTTTAAGTACATATCTGTCAACGAATGGATATTTATCAGCAATGAATGTTCTGTTCTTTATCTCAATGATTTTAGTGAGGTGATTGCTGCAGAATCAGTGGCATGTCTGAATAAAGCTCTCTGCCATCTGAAGGACATCTGGGAGGAAATCGGCATCCCTGAGGACCAACGATTAGAAAGAACAAACGTGGTCAAGAATCATGTCAAAGTGAGTACTTGAGCAGCATCTGAGCATTTGGTGAATCCAATGAAAGAGTGTTTTGATGGGTTATTACTGAAAACGTGTCCTTTAGAGTCTTCTGGACATGATGATTGTGGAGGAAGAGAGTCTGCGGAAACGACTGAGGACAAGTATTGAGAAATGTCAAAAAGAGTTGAGTCAATTGTGTTTGGAACTGCAGCTCCCCCCATTTCAGGTAATTTATTCTGGATACAAACTTTACATGACACCGTGGTAACCAGAAACAAAAAGGTTTTGAATAAAGTTTGGAACtgagattttctttcttttgtttttgaaagcaaTCTCATAccctcaccaaggctgcttttattttttattttaaaaaataccgTACACTACAGTGCactaaatgttgaaaacagttgttaagcttaatatttgtgtggaaactgcaaattttttttgttgttgtgatatttctaaagtaaaaaataaataaattatatatatatatatatataatgtatgtgtgtgtgtgtgttatcactttttatctttttgatccttgctgaataaatgtattggtCTCTTTAAAAATCTAACTTTCCCCGAACTTTTGAAAAGTACTATATCaaggtttcctcaaaaatattaagctgcacaactgttttcaacattgataataaccgaaatgtttcttgagcaccaaatcaatgatttctgtaggatcgtgtcattttaaaataataagaggttatttgaaattttattatttcacaatataacagtttttACTATTATATGAGGACTATTATAATTACTactattattgatcaaataaaatgcagtcttggtgagcatgaatgattccaaacttttgatcagtagAAAATGTCTTCATAGCTAATTCACTAAAAACCACAGAACTCCAATTTTGATTGTATGAGGTCACAACAGAATgtagaaacatatttttttgtggtTCTGGTTCATAATCATTTTAGGAGGACAGAAGTAGCACAATGCTACAGCAGGAAAAAGACCTCCGGATGCATGTTGAAGTGATGTTAAAGGAGAAAAATCAGAGAATGCAAGCGCTCAAAGCCTTAACTGAGCAGGATCAGGATCTCTGTGACCTGCTCTGCTTACAGCCGTTTTCTGTCTCTGCCGGTTCTGTTCCTTCCCTGGAACAACTGGACAAATTCCGTCAACACATCTCCTCTCTCACTGCTGAGAAAGTATGACATTAAGTCTTTGTTTTAAATACTGTGCTCTTATAAATGTCTTAGCATTTGACGTATTGTGTTCAGTTTGATATacagtgttttttatgtttaaaggAACGAAGACACAAGGAATTTGTCACATTGAAGAAGCAAATAATACTTTGCATGGATGATCTGGATCAGTTGCCTGAGACTAGTTTTGAAAAGGATGTCGTTTGTGAAGATGAAGAGAGTTTTTGCTTGTCtaaagaaaacattgattcaCTCAAAGTCCTCCTTCACCAGGTACAACATAAGCTCAGTCTGACATACTCGAAACATTATTAAGCAGTTACATAATACAGTATTTATCATTTCAGTTGGAGAGCAGAAAGGCAGAGAATGAATGTGTCTGTGGCTCTTATCGGGAGAAGATCCATGAACTATGGGAACGGTTGCAGACTCCACAGGAAGAGCGTGATGCAATATGTGAACACATGACCCTGTCAAAGCAAAGAAATATGCAAGCTGTTAGTAACCTTTTGACTTTTTGCTTCTATGAAAAACacatttgacacttttttttcccttacTTTAATTATACGACATGAACGTTGAACACAGATGATTTATTTTTCGTGTCCTTTACTGTCAGTTACAAGCTGAGGTCAGACGTCTTGAAGGACTGAAgcttaaaaatattcaaaatgttactGAGGCCATTCGGAATGAGATCGCAGTGTTCTGGGATAAGTGCTTCTATAGCTCTGACCAGCGGCAAGCTTTTGTGCCCTTTTATGATGGTGAGTAGTCATTTTCTATATTACATTGTTGACTCCAAAATCTGCCTgtcttttgtaataaaataaagatttaaaggtTGCTTTTTTTTCTAAGATGATTTCAGCGAGGAACTCCTGAGCTTACATGATGCAGAAATAGTGCAGCTTAAACAGTATTATGAGGATCATAAAGATCTTTTTGAAGGTGTTCACAAATGGGAGGAAAGCTGGAGACTTTTCTTGGAGCTTGAAGTAAGTTGAACTAACTGAAAATATTCATCATATGCTTTTGCATATCCTAACTCTACATTATGTGGTAGGAAAAGGCCAAAGATCCATCCAGATTCACCAACAGAGGAGGAAACCTTCTAAAGGAGGAGAAACAGCGGGCTGATCTGGTCAAAAGTCTCCCCAAGGTAACtatgacacgtgtgtgtgtgtacatactgccataaattaatattttatttccacAAGGATGGATTGGATTGAATTGAAGGCTTTTACATTCAAAGATTTTTTCTTTtgcactttctattcatcaaagaatcctgaaaaaaattatcatggtttctacagaaatattgagcagcacaactgataCCTAACTGAACATTGATaatagaaatgtttcatgagcaccaaattaacatattagaaggatttctgaaggatcatgtcacactgaagactggagtaatgatgctgaaaatttagctttacatcacaggaataagttacattttaaaatatataaaaatggaaaactgtaaattgtaataatatctcacaatattaaggtttttaattcatttttgatcaaataattacaaacttggtgagcataagagactttataAACCGTGCCAAAACAAaccttttgaatggtaatatGCTATAAGCTTGGTAGTAACTGAGTCTCTCTCATTTAGCTTGAGAAGAAGCTGAAGGCTGAGATTGAACAGTGGGAACATGAACAGAACCGAGAGTTTCAGGTGAATGGTCAGAAGTTCATGCAGTTTGTCACTGATCAATGGGAGTTGTACCGGCTGGAGAAGGAGCGGGAAAAACAGGAGCgggtatgtatttatttaactttactGGGCATAGGAATTTATATGTATTCTAGAGCTGTGAATTAAGTGTGACTTTGATGCATTAACCCAAATTTTAAAAGCAGTTGGTATTCATGAATTGTGCATTATAAAAGAATGACCAGTTGAAAACCATGAGAAAGATTTATATTAACATTGATGGATTTTAATAATACAAGAACTTTCTTGCAGCAACTAAAGAAGAGCAAACAGACGGAGGTGGACATGGTCTATGGTACTGTGGTCCGGACACCAACTAAACGAAGATTTCTGGGAAGCACAACACCTTGTAAAGCTCGAAAGGTAAGTACAAAaggattttaattatttatttcctgaTGAAGACAGCAGATTTAAAGTCAACGTGGAACCCTGTTCGCAGCCCATTTTACACGTAATGGGTCTAATTTGTGAGTGAAAACCAGCGTATCAGTAGAAAACATGCAAGGCAGGACTTGATCTATTTAATGTTTTTTCCATTGGGAATTGACTGGGTTGTGAAAAGTTCACATTGACTTTATTCTCTTTACACACCTTGATGCACAATATATTATGAATTAATGCATGGCTGTTGCAGTATTAACTCTTTGGCTTTTCCTCAGCTTAACGCTACCTCCAGTACTGGCACTTCTAACAGCACTATCCGATCTGTCTTTGGTGGTACTGTCTGCCATTCTCCTATATCACGCCCTCCGATTTCAGCATGCAAGGTCAGTGCATGGCCATAACAAAACTATTGTACTCAAGCTTAACTAATTTGCTCAATCCTTTACTGATTAACTAAGTTAATGTGTTACATCTTCCCTTACGTGTCTTCTTTCAAAGCAGGGTAATGTGAGGACACCAGGCCACGGCAAACCTCCTCATCAAGGTTTGCTAGAACGCAATAAGGAGAATGTCTGTCATCTAACTGGTGGCGTGGCTGGAATGACAAAGGTACCAGCTAGTCCACAGCGTAACTTCAGCATTAACTCTGTCGCAAGCACCTATTCAGAATTTCAGGTAAACTCTCCATCTTCTTCATCAGTAACTCACAGTCTGGACAAAGAGAGCAAGAGCTTGAACTCTATTgtgttttaaaggaatagctcacccaaaaataaaaatttgctgaaaatttactcatcctcagtttatccaagatgtagatggctttgtttctttatcagaatgGATTTGGCAAGACAtttgcattacatcatttgctcaccagtggactgcagtgaacgggtgccatcagaatgagagaccaaagagctgataaaaacacaataatccacaattaatCCACATAAATCTGCGTAATCAATTAACATCTAACATGAAAGAGAtttgtgtaataaacaaatccattattaagatgtttttaactt
This genomic interval carries:
- the prc1b gene encoding protein regulator of cytokinesis 1b isoform X3; translation: MRKSEVIAAESVACLNKALCHLKDIWEEIGIPEDQRLERTNVVKNHVKSLLDMMIVEEESLRKRLRTSIEKCQKELSQLCLELQLPPFQEDRSSTMLQQEKDLRMHVEVMLKEKNQRMQALKALTEQDQDLCDLLCLQPFSVSAGSVPSLEQLDKFRQHISSLTAEKERRHKEFVTLKKQIILCMDDLDQLPETSFEKDVVCEDEESFCLSKENIDSLKVLLHQLESRKAENECVCGSYREKIHELWERLQTPQEERDAICEHMTLSKQRNMQALQAEVRRLEGLKLKNIQNVTEAIRNEIAVFWDKCFYSSDQRQAFVPFYDDDFSEELLSLHDAEIVQLKQYYEDHKDLFEGVHKWEESWRLFLELEEKAKDPSRFTNRGGNLLKEEKQRADLVKSLPKLEKKLKAEIEQWEHEQNREFQVNGQKFMQFVTDQWELYRLEKEREKQERQLKKSKQTEVDMVYGTVVRTPTKRRFLGSTTPCKARKLNATSSTGTSNSTIRSVFGGTVCHSPISRPPISACKQGNVRTPGHGKPPHQGLLERNKENVCHLTGGVAGMTKRDLSKSSKSKHVAEILNSTIIQL
- the prc1b gene encoding protein regulator of cytokinesis 1b isoform X1, producing MRKSEVIAAESVACLNKALCHLKDIWEEIGIPEDQRLERTNVVKNHVKSLLDMMIVEEESLRKRLRTSIEKCQKELSQLCLELQLPPFQEDRSSTMLQQEKDLRMHVEVMLKEKNQRMQALKALTEQDQDLCDLLCLQPFSVSAGSVPSLEQLDKFRQHISSLTAEKERRHKEFVTLKKQIILCMDDLDQLPETSFEKDVVCEDEESFCLSKENIDSLKVLLHQLESRKAENECVCGSYREKIHELWERLQTPQEERDAICEHMTLSKQRNMQALQAEVRRLEGLKLKNIQNVTEAIRNEIAVFWDKCFYSSDQRQAFVPFYDDDFSEELLSLHDAEIVQLKQYYEDHKDLFEGVHKWEESWRLFLELEEKAKDPSRFTNRGGNLLKEEKQRADLVKSLPKLEKKLKAEIEQWEHEQNREFQVNGQKFMQFVTDQWELYRLEKEREKQERQLKKSKQTEVDMVYGTVVRTPTKRRFLGSTTPCKARKLNATSSTGTSNSTIRSVFGGTVCHSPISRPPISACKQGNVRTPGHGKPPHQGLLERNKENVCHLTGGVAGMTKVPASPQRNFSINSVASTYSEFQRDLSKSSKSKHVAEILNSTIIQL
- the prc1b gene encoding protein regulator of cytokinesis 1b isoform X2 encodes the protein MRKSEVIAAESVACLNKALCHLKDIWEEIGIPEDQRLERTNVVKNHVKSLLDMMIVEEESLRKRLRTSIEKCQKELSQLCLELQLPPFQEDRSSTMLQQEKDLRMHVEVMLKEKNQRMQALKALTEQDQDLCDLLCLQPFSVSAGSVPSLEQLDKFRQHISSLTAEKERRHKEFVTLKKQIILCMDDLDQLPETSFEKDVVCEDEESFCLSKENIDSLKVLLHQLESRKAENECVCGSYREKIHELWERLQTPQEERDAICEHMTLSKQRNMQALQAEVRRLEGLKLKNIQNVTEAIRNEIAVFWDKCFYSSDQRQAFVPFYDDDFSEELLSLHDAEIVQLKQYYEDHKDLFEGVHKWEESWRLFLELEEKAKDPSRFTNRGGNLLKEEKQRADLVKSLPKLEKKLKAEIEQWEHEQNREFQVNGQKFMQFVTDQWELYRLEKEREKQERQLKKSKQTEVDMVYGTVVRTPTKRRFLGSTTPCKARKLNATSSTGTSNSTIRSVFGGTVCHSPISRPPISACKGNVRTPGHGKPPHQGLLERNKENVCHLTGGVAGMTKVPASPQRNFSINSVASTYSEFQRDLSKSSKSKHVAEILNSTIIQL
- the prc1b gene encoding protein regulator of cytokinesis 1b isoform X4, with the translated sequence MRKSEVIAAESVACLNKALCHLKDIWEEIGIPEDQRLERTNVVKNHVKSLLDMMIVEEESLRKRLRTSIEKCQKELSQLCLELQLPPFQEDRSSTMLQQEKDLRMHVEVMLKEKNQRMQALKALTEQDQDLCDLLCLQPFSVSAGSVPSLEQLDKFRQHISSLTAEKERRHKEFVTLKKQIILCMDDLDQLPETSFEKDVVCEDEESFCLSKENIDSLKVLLHQLESRKAENECVCGSYREKIHELWERLQTPQEERDAICEHMTLSKQRNMQALQAEVRRLEGLKLKNIQNVTEAIRNEIAVFWDKCFYSSDQRQAFVPFYDDDFSEELLSLHDAEIVQLKQYYEDHKDLFEGVHKWEESWRLFLELEEKAKDPSRFTNRGGNLLKEEKQRADLVKSLPKLEKKLKAEIEQWEHEQNREFQVNGQKFMQFVTDQWELYRLEKEREKQERQLKKSKQTEVDMVYGTVVRTPTKRRFLGSTTPCKARKLNATSSTGTSNSTIRSVFGGTVCHSPISRPPISACKGNVRTPGHGKPPHQGLLERNKENVCHLTGGVAGMTKRDLSKSSKSKHVAEILNSTIIQL
- the prc1b gene encoding protein regulator of cytokinesis 1b isoform X5; the protein is MRKSEVIAAESVACLNKALCHLKDIWEEIGIPEDQRLERTNVVKNHVKSLLDMMIVEEESLRKRLRTSIEKCQKELSQLCLELQLPPFQEDRSSTMLQQEKDLRMHVEVMLKEKNQRMQALKALTEQDQDLCDLLCLQPFSVSAGSVPSLEQLDKFRQHISSLTAEKERRHKEFVTLKKQIILCMDDLDQLPETSFEKDVVCEDEESFCLSKENIDSLKVLLHQLESRKAENECVCGSYREKIHELWERLQTPQEERDAICEHMTLSKQRNMQALQAEVRRLEGLKLKNIQNVTEAIRNEIAVFWDKCFYSSDQRQAFVPFYDDDFSEELLSLHDAEIVQLKQYYEDHKDLFEGVHKWEESWRLFLELEEKAKDPSRFTNRGGNLLKEEKQRADLVKSLPKLEKKLKAEIEQWEHEQNREFQVNGQKFMQFVTDQWELYRLEKEREKQERQLKKSKQTEVDMVYGTVVRTPTKRRFLGSTTPCKARKQGNVRTPGHGKPPHQGLLERNKENVCHLTGGVAGMTKVPASPQRNFSINSVASTYSEFQRDLSKSSKSKHVAEILNSTIIQL